Proteins from a genomic interval of Osmia bicornis bicornis chromosome 11, iOsmBic2.1, whole genome shotgun sequence:
- the LOC123988314 gene encoding ionotropic receptor 75a-like: MHPVLCVLVFSMLSAGDCRAFAYDHSFVQLIDDAVGLLFPPVKVSAYLCHLDEDTAITLSRLMSSHGLIHEIHRDLERFTREPHDAWDHRALYVLDLDCDQAISLLRTANESGFFVAPIRWLLLQDRTILLDNSTENHESLDDAKIFNRMAIYPDSEVILVRKLRQDFAEISSVYRISRYHEVTTEDRGNWTLEEGVRIRDFQPTSRRRANLRSTPLTACLVMSDPDTINHLTDFKYKHIDPITKTNYPWLLHIVHRMNATIEIRTTNTWGYRNENGSWNGMVGMLQSRQADLGGTATFLISQRVGVIDYVQLYTRTKALFVFRQPLLSAVSNIFILPFQRSVWLAIGVFLLLVLGLLWLSSGWEYHRETSKSGSTLAYRHRLNQPRQTVSDNLMVVLAAAAQQGSSYEPYRVPSRIVTLMLLLAALSLYTSYTANIVALLQSTTDSIKTLADLLHSPLKCGTHDIVYNRYYFKSFQDPIRRALVDEKIEPRGKNGSWMTMEEGVRRVKNELFAFHGETGTIYKLMQQTYQEEEKCGITEIDILKVMYPLFAIQPRSPYKEIIKNTALLLGETGLTYREESRLYTAKPKCHGRSSVISIGFTECYFAFLAMGYGSLLSLLVFAVEFLWYKRYARILQRFRSFFQCVLLQMHAVEKRTRRSRRRRSLERKGSDRWRR, encoded by the exons ATGCATCCCGTTCTGTGCGTTCTCGTCTTTAGCATGCTGTCTGCGGGTGATTGCCGAGCGTTCGCGTACGATCATTCCTTCGTGCAGCTAATCGACGACGCCGTCGGTCTGCTCTTTCCGCCGGTAAAAGTGTCGGCGTATTTGTGCCACCTCGACGAAG ATACCGCGATCACCTTGTCTAGGCTGATGTCGAGTCACGGGCTAATTCACGAGATTCATCGGGATTTGGAGAGATTCACGAGGGAACCGCACGACGCTTGGGATCATCGAGCATTGTACGTGCTGGATTTGGACTGCGACCAGGCGATTTCGTTGTTGCGAACG GCGAACGAGAGTGGTTTCTTCGTCGCGCCGATAAGGTGGCTTCTGCTTCAGGATCGAACGATCCTCCTCGATAACTCGACCGAGAATCACGAATCGTTGGACGACGCGAAAATCTTCAATCGTATGGCCATCTATCCCGATAGCGAGGTGATTCTAGTTAGAAAGCTTCGACAGGACTTCGCGGAGATATCGTCCGTCTACAGGATCAGTCGTTATCACGAGGTCACGACGGAGGATCGAGGAAATTGGACGCTCGAGGAGGGAGTTCGAATCCGCGACTTCCAGCCTACTTCCAGACGACGCGCGAACCTTCGATCAACGCCCTTGACAGCCTGCCTTGTG ATGAGCGATCCCGATACCATCAACCACTTGACCGATTTCAAATACAAGCACATAGATCCAATAACCAAAACCAATTATCCCTGGTTACTGCATATCGTGCATCGAATGAACGCCAC CATCGAAATTCGGACGACCAACACCTGGGGATACCGAAACGAGAACGGATCGTGGAACGGCATGGTTGGTATGCTGCAAAGTCGTCAAGCGGATTTAGGAGGCACAGCGACGTTTCTGATTTCGCAACGCGTAGGAGTGATCGATTACGTGCAGCTTTACACGCGTACCAA AGCGCTATTCGTGTTCCGTCAACCATTGTTGTCCGCGGTCAGCAACATATTCATTCTACCGTTTCAACGTTCCGTCTGGCTCGCCATCGGCGTGTTTCTCTTGCTGGTCCTCGGTTTGCTCTGGTTATCGTCCGGTTGGGAGTATCATCGAGAGACGTCGAAAAGCGGTTCCACGCTCGCGTACCGGCACCGACTGAATCAGCCGCGGCAGACGGTCAGCGACAATCTGATGGTGGTGCTGGCCGCTGCGGCGCAACAAG GATCCTCCTACGAACCGTACCGCGTTCCATCTCGGATCGTCACTCTGATGCTTCTGCTCGCTGCCCTGAGCTTGTACACCTCCTACACGGCCAACATCGTCGCCCTACTCCAGTCGACCACCGACTCGATCAAAACTCTGGCCGATCTGTTGCACAGCCCGCTAAAGTGCGGCACACACGACATCGTCTACAACCGGTACTACTTCAAG TCGTTTCAAGATCCGATTCGAAGGGCTCTGGTGGACGAGAAGATCGAGCCGAGAGGAAAAAACGGTTCCTGGATGACGATGGAGGAAGGCGTACGTCGTGTTAAAAACGAGCTGTTCGCGTTCCACGGGGAAACCGGTACGATTTACAAGCTTATGCAACAGACGTaccaagaagaagagaaatgtGGAATCACCGAGATAGATATACTGAAGGTGATGTATCCGCTGTTCGCGATTCAACCTCGATCACCGTACAAGGAAATCATCAAGAATAC GGCCCTACTGTTGGGTGAAACTGGTCTAACGTATCGGGAGGAATCTCGGCTGTACACGGCGAAACCCAAGTGTCACGGTCGATCGAGCGTCATCAGTATAGGATTCACCGAGTGTTACTTTGCATTTTTAGCGATGGGTTATGGCTCGTTGCTCAGCCTGCTTGTGTTCGCTGTGGAGTTTCTATGGTATAAGAGGTACGCAAGAATACTTCAACGCTTTCGATCGTTTTTCCAATGCGTTCTTTTGCAGATGCATGCAGTTGAAAAACGAACAAGACGATCACGACGACGACGAAGTTTGGAGCGTAAAGGAAGCGACCGATGGAGACGATGA
- the LOC114875991 gene encoding dynactin subunit 5, producing the protein MEPQDVYYSRAEYVETASGNKVSRQTVLCGSQNIVLHGKVIVQSDAIIRGDLANVRTGRYCIISKNAIIRPPFKKFSKGVAFFPLTMGDHVFVGERAVVNAAIVGSYIYIGKNAVIGRRCVLKDCCYIEDGAVIPPETVVPSFTRLAGNPAKCVEDLPECTLDLMLEFTKNYYQHFLPSRG; encoded by the exons ATGGAACCTCAGGATGTGTATTACAGCAGGGCGGAGTACGTCGAGACG GCTTCCGGGAACAAGGTAAGCAGGCAGACGGTTCTATGCGGTTCGCAGAATATCGTTTTACACGGAAAGGTGATCGTACAATCGGACGCTATTATCAGAGGCGATTTAGCGAACGTCAGGACGGGACGTTATTGTATCATCAGCAAAAACGCCATCATAAGGCCGCCGTTTAAGAAGTTTAGCAAAGG CGTCGCCTTCTTTCCTCTGACGATGGGGGACCACGTGTTCGTGGGAGAACGAGCTGTGGTAAACGCGGCCATCGTCGGTTCATACATATACATAGGGAAAAACGCAGTAATC GGAAGGAGGTGCGTCCTGAAGGACTGTTGTTACATCGAGGACGGAGCCGTGATCCCGCCAGAGACCGTAGTTCCTTCGTTTACCCGTTTGGCCGGCAATCCTGCGAAGTGCGTCGAGGATTTACCCGAGTGCACCCTCGACCTCATGCTAGAATTCACAAAGAACTATTATCAGCACTTTCTACCGTCACGCGGTTAA